One genomic region from Anguilla rostrata isolate EN2019 chromosome 2, ASM1855537v3, whole genome shotgun sequence encodes:
- the LOC135247651 gene encoding vesicle-fusing ATPase isoform X2 codes for MAARTMQAARCPTDELSLTNCAVVSEKDLQSGQHVVVKTTPAHKFVFTVKTHHSVVPGTIAFSLPQRKWAGLSIGQEVEVASYNFDKSKQCVGTMTVEIDFLQKKNVDSSPYDSEKMAKEFIQHFNSQSFTVGQQLVFSFCDKLFGLQIKDIEAMDPSILKGEPASGKKHKIDIGLLLGNSQVIFEKAESSSLTLVGKAKTREARQSIINPDWNFERMGIGGLDKEFSDIFRRAFASRVFPPDIVEQMGCKHVKGILLYGPPGCGKTLMARQIGKMLNAREPKIVNGPEILNKYVGESEANIRKLFADAEDEQKRLGANSGLHIIIFDEIDAICKQRGSMAGSTGVHDTVVNQLLSKIDGVEQLNNILVIGMTNRPDLIDEALLRPGRLEVKMEIGLPDEKGRVQILNIHTAKMREFNLLASDVDVKELATETKNYSGAELEGLVRAAQSTAMNRHIKASTKVEVDMEKAEKLLVSRDDFLTSLENDIKPAFGTNQEDYASYTMNGIIKWGDPVTRVMDDGELLVQQTKNSDRTPLVAVLLEGPPHSGKTALAAKIAEESQFPFIKICSPDNMIGHSEIAKCQAIKKIFDDAYKSQLSCVVVDDIERLLDYVPIGPRFSNLVLQALLVLLKKTPPRGRKLLIIGTTSRKDVLQEMEMLDAFSTTIHIPNIATGEQLVEALELLGSFKDSERAMITKEVKGKRVWIGIKKLLMLIEMSLQMHPEYRVKKFLALLREEGADRSFYD; via the exons GCATGTCGTTGTCAAGACCACGCCTGCCCACAAGTTTGTCTTCACTGTAAAAACccaccacagtgtggtgccaGGCACCATTGCCTTCAGCTTACCGCAG AGGAAATGGGCTGGCCTTTCCATTGGACAGGAAGTAGAAG TTGCCAGCTACAACTTTGACAAGTCCAAGCAGTGCGTGGGCACCATGACTGTTGAGATCGACTTCCTGCAAAAGAAGAATGTGGACAGCAGCCCCTATGACTCAGAAAAGATGGCCAAAGAGTTCATCCAGCACTTCAACAGCCAGAGCTTCACTGTGGGGCAGCAG CTGGTATTCAGCTTTTGCGACAAGCTGTTTGGCCTGCAAATAAAGGACATTGAGGCAATGGACCCCAGCATCCTCAAGGGGGAGCCAGCGTCCGGCAAGAAGCACAAG ATTGACATTGGTCTGTTGCTGGGCAACAGTCAGGTGATTTTCGAGAAGGCTGAGAGCTCTTCTCTCACCCTGGTTG gAAAGGCTAAGACCAGGGAAGCCCGCCAGTCTATCATCAATCCTGATTGGAACTTTGAGCGAATGGGCATCGGCGGCCTGGACAAGGAGTTCTCCGATATCTTCCGCAGGGCCTTCGCCTCCCGAGTCTTCCCTCCTGACATAGTGGAGCAAATGG GCTGCAAGCATGTGAAGGGCATCCTGCTCTACGGTCCCCCAGGCTGTGGGAAGACCCTCATGGCGCGACAGATCGGTAAGATGCTGAACGCCCGCGAGCCCAAAATCGTCAACGGGCCTGAGATCCTCAACAAGTACGTGGGCGAGTCCGAGGCCAACATCCGCAAGCTGTTTGCCGACGCTGAGGACGAGCAGAAGAGG CTGGGTGCCAACAGTGGCCTGCACATAATCATCTTTGATGAGATTGATGCCATCTGCAAACAGCGAGGCAGTATGGCGGGCAGCACGGGTGTCCACGACACTGTGGTCAACCAGCTCTTGTCCAAAATTGACGGCGTGGAACAACTCAACAACATCCTGGTCATAG GAATGACCAACAGGCCTGATCTGATTGACGAAGCCTTATTGAGACCTGGAAGGCTGGAGGTGAAGATGGAGATAG GACTGCCAGACGAGAAAGGCCGGGTTCAGATCCTGAACATCCACACAGCCAAGATGAGAGAATTCAATCTGCTGGCCTCCGAtgtggacgtgaaggagctggCCACAGAGACCAAGAACTACAGCGGTGCCGAGCTGGAGGGGCTTGTCAGGGCCGCCCAGTCTACAGCCATGAACCGCCACATCAAG GCCAGCACTAAGGTGGAGGTGGACATGGAGAAGGCAGAGAAGCTGCTGGTCAGTCGAGATGACTTCCTGACCTCCCTGGAAAATGACATCAAGCCT GCCTTTGGCACAAACCAGGAGGACTATGCCAGCTACACCATGAATGGCATCATTAAGTGGGGTGACCCTGTAACCAGAGTCATGGACGATGGGGAGCTGCTGGTACAGCAGACCAAAAACAGCGACCGTACGCCCCTGGTAGCTGTGCTACTGGAGG GACCCCCTCATAGTGGGAAGACGGCCCTGGCGGCCAAAATTGCAGAGGAGTCCCAGTTCCCCTTCATCAAGATCTGCTCTCCAGACAACATGATTGGCCACTCGGAGATCGCCAAATGCCAGGCCATTAAGAAG atttttgaCGATGCTTACAAGTCACAGCTGAGCTGTGTGGTGGTGGATGACATTGAGCGCCTGCTGG ATTACGTCCCAATCGGACCTCGCTTCTCCAATCTGGTCCTGCAAGCATTGCTTGTCCTGCTGAAGAAAACTCCTCCTCGG GGCCGCAAGTTGCTGATCATCGGAACGACAAGCCGTAAGGACGTTCTGCAAGAGATGGAGATGCTGGACGCCTTCAGCACCACCATCCACATCCCCAACATCGCCACTGGGGAGCAACTGGTGGAGGCCctggag ctTCTGGGCAGCTTTAAGGACAGTGAGCGAGCCATGATCACCAAGGAGGTGAAGGGCAAAAGGGTGTGGATTGGCATCAAGAAGCTTCTGATGCTCATCGAAATGTCTCTGCAG ATGCACCCAGAGTACAGAGTCAAGAAGTTCCTGGCGCTGCTCAGAGAAGAGGGAGC TGATCGCAGCTTCTATGACTAG
- the LOC135247651 gene encoding vesicle-fusing ATPase isoform X1 produces the protein MAARTMQAARCPTDELSLTNCAVVSEKDLQSGQHVVVKTTPAHKFVFTVKTHHSVVPGTIAFSLPQRKWAGLSIGQEVEVASYNFDKSKQCVGTMTVEIDFLQKKNVDSSPYDSEKMAKEFIQHFNSQSFTVGQQLVFSFCDKLFGLQIKDIEAMDPSILKGEPASGKKHKIDIGLLLGNSQVIFEKAESSSLTLVGKAKTREARQSIINPDWNFERMGIGGLDKEFSDIFRRAFASRVFPPDIVEQMGCKHVKGILLYGPPGCGKTLMARQIGKMLNAREPKIVNGPEILNKYVGESEANIRKLFADAEDEQKRLGANSGLHIIIFDEIDAICKQRGSMAGSTGVHDTVVNQLLSKIDGVEQLNNILVIGMTNRPDLIDEALLRPGRLEVKMEIGLPDEKGRVQILNIHTAKMREFNLLASDVDVKELATETKNYSGAELEGLVRAAQSTAMNRHIKASTKVEVDMEKAEKLLVSRDDFLTSLENDIKPAFGTNQEDYASYTMNGIIKWGDPVTRVMDDGELLVQQTKNSDRTPLVAVLLEGPPHSGKTALAAKIAEESQFPFIKICSPDNMIGHSEIAKCQAIKKIFDDAYKSQLSCVVVDDIERLLDYVPIGPRFSNLVLQALLVLLKKTPPRGRKLLIIGTTSRKDVLQEMEMLDAFSTTIHIPNIATGEQLVEALELLGSFKDSERAMITKEVKGKRVWIGIKKLLMLIEMSLQMHPEYRVKKFLALLREEGALDGGNNILM, from the exons GCATGTCGTTGTCAAGACCACGCCTGCCCACAAGTTTGTCTTCACTGTAAAAACccaccacagtgtggtgccaGGCACCATTGCCTTCAGCTTACCGCAG AGGAAATGGGCTGGCCTTTCCATTGGACAGGAAGTAGAAG TTGCCAGCTACAACTTTGACAAGTCCAAGCAGTGCGTGGGCACCATGACTGTTGAGATCGACTTCCTGCAAAAGAAGAATGTGGACAGCAGCCCCTATGACTCAGAAAAGATGGCCAAAGAGTTCATCCAGCACTTCAACAGCCAGAGCTTCACTGTGGGGCAGCAG CTGGTATTCAGCTTTTGCGACAAGCTGTTTGGCCTGCAAATAAAGGACATTGAGGCAATGGACCCCAGCATCCTCAAGGGGGAGCCAGCGTCCGGCAAGAAGCACAAG ATTGACATTGGTCTGTTGCTGGGCAACAGTCAGGTGATTTTCGAGAAGGCTGAGAGCTCTTCTCTCACCCTGGTTG gAAAGGCTAAGACCAGGGAAGCCCGCCAGTCTATCATCAATCCTGATTGGAACTTTGAGCGAATGGGCATCGGCGGCCTGGACAAGGAGTTCTCCGATATCTTCCGCAGGGCCTTCGCCTCCCGAGTCTTCCCTCCTGACATAGTGGAGCAAATGG GCTGCAAGCATGTGAAGGGCATCCTGCTCTACGGTCCCCCAGGCTGTGGGAAGACCCTCATGGCGCGACAGATCGGTAAGATGCTGAACGCCCGCGAGCCCAAAATCGTCAACGGGCCTGAGATCCTCAACAAGTACGTGGGCGAGTCCGAGGCCAACATCCGCAAGCTGTTTGCCGACGCTGAGGACGAGCAGAAGAGG CTGGGTGCCAACAGTGGCCTGCACATAATCATCTTTGATGAGATTGATGCCATCTGCAAACAGCGAGGCAGTATGGCGGGCAGCACGGGTGTCCACGACACTGTGGTCAACCAGCTCTTGTCCAAAATTGACGGCGTGGAACAACTCAACAACATCCTGGTCATAG GAATGACCAACAGGCCTGATCTGATTGACGAAGCCTTATTGAGACCTGGAAGGCTGGAGGTGAAGATGGAGATAG GACTGCCAGACGAGAAAGGCCGGGTTCAGATCCTGAACATCCACACAGCCAAGATGAGAGAATTCAATCTGCTGGCCTCCGAtgtggacgtgaaggagctggCCACAGAGACCAAGAACTACAGCGGTGCCGAGCTGGAGGGGCTTGTCAGGGCCGCCCAGTCTACAGCCATGAACCGCCACATCAAG GCCAGCACTAAGGTGGAGGTGGACATGGAGAAGGCAGAGAAGCTGCTGGTCAGTCGAGATGACTTCCTGACCTCCCTGGAAAATGACATCAAGCCT GCCTTTGGCACAAACCAGGAGGACTATGCCAGCTACACCATGAATGGCATCATTAAGTGGGGTGACCCTGTAACCAGAGTCATGGACGATGGGGAGCTGCTGGTACAGCAGACCAAAAACAGCGACCGTACGCCCCTGGTAGCTGTGCTACTGGAGG GACCCCCTCATAGTGGGAAGACGGCCCTGGCGGCCAAAATTGCAGAGGAGTCCCAGTTCCCCTTCATCAAGATCTGCTCTCCAGACAACATGATTGGCCACTCGGAGATCGCCAAATGCCAGGCCATTAAGAAG atttttgaCGATGCTTACAAGTCACAGCTGAGCTGTGTGGTGGTGGATGACATTGAGCGCCTGCTGG ATTACGTCCCAATCGGACCTCGCTTCTCCAATCTGGTCCTGCAAGCATTGCTTGTCCTGCTGAAGAAAACTCCTCCTCGG GGCCGCAAGTTGCTGATCATCGGAACGACAAGCCGTAAGGACGTTCTGCAAGAGATGGAGATGCTGGACGCCTTCAGCACCACCATCCACATCCCCAACATCGCCACTGGGGAGCAACTGGTGGAGGCCctggag ctTCTGGGCAGCTTTAAGGACAGTGAGCGAGCCATGATCACCAAGGAGGTGAAGGGCAAAAGGGTGTGGATTGGCATCAAGAAGCTTCTGATGCTCATCGAAATGTCTCTGCAG ATGCACCCAGAGTACAGAGTCAAGAAGTTCCTGGCGCTGCTCAGAGAAGAGGGAGC GTTGGACGGCGGCAATAACATCCTAATGTAA